CATACATCTGGTAAACACCATCCCTACATGGTACACACTTTCCACATGATTCTGAGACAAGAAAATCAAGGAAATAACGCGCTATGTCAACCATACAGGTATTCTCATCCATCACAATCATACCGCCGGAACCCATCATAGAACCTGCTTTCTTCAGCGAATCGAAATCCACTGGAAGATCCAGCATATCTTTTGGTATGCATCCACCAGAAGGTCCACCAGTCTGAACTGCTTTGAAGTCCTTGCCTCCAGGAATACCACCACCAATATCGTATATTATTTCCCGAAGAGTTATTCCCATAGGAACTTCCACAAGCCCGATGTTGTTCACTTTACCCACGAGGGAAAAAACCTTCGTTCCAGTACTGTGTTTAGCACCAATGCCTGCGTACCACTCACCACCTCTTGCAATGATAACGGGAATATTCGCCCAGGTTTCCACATTGTTGAGATTTGAGGGCCTGTTCCATATGCCCTGCTCCACTGTGTGAATGTACTTAGCCCGAGGCTCACCCGCTTTTCCTTCAATTGACGTCATCAGGGCAGTAGACTCACCACAAACGAATGCACCTGCACCCCTTACAATCTTTATATCGAAGGAGAAACCTGCTTGGAAAATATCATTACCAAGAAGACCGCATTCCCGGGCCATATCCACAGCTTTCTGAAGATTTGCTACAGCCAGTGGGTACTCATTACGTACGTATATAAACCCTTCGTGAGCACCTATGGCGTATGCACCAATGATCATACCTTCAATTATACTGTGAGGATCGCCTTCCATGAGACTCCTGTCCATATAGGCACCAGGATCGCCCTCATCACCGTTACATATAACGTATTTAATGTCTCCATGGGCACGACGGCAGCTGAGCCACTTCTGACCTGTGGGGAATCCTCCACCACCTCTGCCCCGCAGTCCAGAAGTTATGACCTCGTTTATAATCTCTTCCGGAGACATTGAAGTGAGTGCCTTATACAAGCTATAATAACCACCTCGTGCAATGTATTCATAAATATTTTCGGGATCTATCGTGCCGCAATTCCGAAGCGCAATACGAAGCTGTTTTCCATAGAAGGGAATATCTTTTATCGTGGGAATATCCTGGAACTTTTCCTCAAGTTTTGTGAAATACGGCCTTTCATCCCCCCTTAGCAGATCCTCCTCACGATCTATGCGATAGCTCGGCTTGAAACCGTCAAACTCTCCTTTTAAAACATGCTCCAGGAAAGACGGCACCTTCTCTTTCGTAATACGTCCATAAGCGAGCCGTGGCTTACCGGGCTCTAACACTTCCACCAGTGGTTCCAGGGAATCCATCCCCATGCTTCCCGTTTTGCCGAGGTATACATCTAACCCTCGTCCATCTATCTCTTCTTTTAAAGCTAGGTAAACTTCCCGTGCACCCGCAGCAATACCACTTGTGGCCAATCCTACCATAATTTTGGTTCTCTGAGGGAAAAGGGTTTCAAGTCCCATCTTTGCTGCCGCATCGAGATCCTTGAGCGTTCTTATCCTGCTCACTATTTCACCTCATGTTTCCTATATTTTTTCAATATTCGAGGAATGTCATCCTGCTTCATAAACGGATGAATATTGCCATCTATGCGTGCAACTGCTGCCAGTGAACAGCATCCTAGGCAACGTACCTCTTCCAGAGTGAACATCCCGTCCGACGTAGTTTCACCCCGGGAAATTCCAAGTTCACGCTCAAACCGATCCATAATCTTATCACCACCCTGAACATGACAGGCCGTTCCAGCACAGATCTCAATTACATGCCTTCCCCTAGGTTTAAGGCTGAACGCGTTGTAAAAAGTAGATATTTCATAAACCCTGCTCAAGGGGATATTCATTGCTTCACTTACCGCAACAAGTGCTTCCCTGGGTAAATAGTTAAACTCAGCTTGAACATCCTGAAGTATAGCGATTACTGCCGAAGGGTCAGAATCGTAACTTTTGACGATTTCCTGAACCTTGTCAGCGATAGCTTTCTTGCCTTTATCTCGTACCATCTCCCGTACTCCTTTTACCAAGGCTTTGAATATCTAACCTTGCTGAGCAGCAATTCAAACTCTTTATCCACCTTCTCCTGAATGAGCCTGTAATGTTCCGGCGTCAGATGACGGAATCGCCCCTGCAACTTGAGGTAATCCTCAACAGGTCTCCGCTTCGGTACCTCATAGGTAATCCTGTACTTTCCACTCTCCACTTCATATAGAGGGAAAATACCCGTTTCGACTGCCAGCCTTCCCAGCTTCACCGCTTCATGAGATGCCGCCCGCCAACCTGTGGGACAAACGGATAGTACATGGATATATGAAGGACCCTTTATCCTCTTTGCTTTCTGCACCTTGTGGACAAAATCCACAGGATAACTAGGACAAGCCGTAGCAACGTATGCAGCCTTATGGGCCACCATAATTTCAGGCATATTTTTCTTATCTGTGCGTTGCCCGGGGATGGCTTTACCAGCAGGGGAAGTCGTCGTTGCTGCCATGAAAGGAGTCAAACTAGAACGTTGTATCCCCGTATTCATATACGCCTCGTTATCGAGACAGACGAACATCATATCATGCCCTCTTTCCACCGCACCAGATAGAGCCTGAAAACCTATATCAGCTGTACCGCCGTCACCTGCAACCCCCACAACTTTAACATAACGATCAGAGATTTTACCCTTTCGTCTGAGTGCTTTTATCGCCGCTTCCACACCAGAGGCAACCGCCGCAGCATTTTCGAAAGCCACGTGAATGTAAGGAAGCATCCACGCCGTAGTGGGATACGCCGAAGATATGATCTCCATACAGCCCGTTGCATTGGCTATAATCGCATTCTCTCCAAGGGCTTTAAGTAACAACCGGAGAGCAAGTACCTCGCCACACCCCTGGCACGCCCTATGCCCAGCACTGAAAAACTCTCTTTTCTCAAATAGCTTAGGAACATATATTTCAAAGTTTACTGTTGTACCCTTCATTCTCTCACCCCATAGAACTCAAATACATCTCCCTCTTTCCAAGCCCTTTCAACCATCCCAATAAAATCCTCCACCCTTACGTCTCTACCACCTAGACCCATAACATAGTTAACCACTTTAGGTTTCTGTTCCTCATGGTATAGACAGGATTTGATTTCCATTCCCACAGGACCACTAACACCTCCAAATGATACGGCCCTGTCAGTTACAACCAGGGTCTTACAACCCTCAACCGCTTTTTTGAACTCTTCTACGGGAAATGGGCGCCACAGTCTTATCTTGACCAGACCAACTTTTTTCCCCTGTCTACGCAATTCATCCACAGCCAGGGATGCAGTTTCCCCCATTGACCCCATGGTGACCAAAAGTGTGTCCGCATCATCGGCCATATACAATTCAATAGGACGATAACGACGGCCGAAAAGCCTTTCCCACTCGTCCCAGATTTCTATGATCTTACTTTTAGAATTACGTAATGCCACATCCTTTGCCTTCATGGTTTCCATGTATATATCTGGCATGTTGAAACAACCCATGGA
The Syntrophales bacterium genome window above contains:
- a CDS encoding 4Fe-4S binding protein, whose amino-acid sequence is MSRIRTLKDLDAAAKMGLETLFPQRTKIMVGLATSGIAAGAREVYLALKEEIDGRGLDVYLGKTGSMGMDSLEPLVEVLEPGKPRLAYGRITKEKVPSFLEHVLKGEFDGFKPSYRIDREEDLLRGDERPYFTKLEEKFQDIPTIKDIPFYGKQLRIALRNCGTIDPENIYEYIARGGYYSLYKALTSMSPEEIINEVITSGLRGRGGGGFPTGQKWLSCRRAHGDIKYVICNGDEGDPGAYMDRSLMEGDPHSIIEGMIIGAYAIGAHEGFIYVRNEYPLAVANLQKAVDMARECGLLGNDIFQAGFSFDIKIVRGAGAFVCGESTALMTSIEGKAGEPRAKYIHTVEQGIWNRPSNLNNVETWANIPVIIARGGEWYAGIGAKHSTGTKVFSLVGKVNNIGLVEVPMGITLREIIYDIGGGIPGGKDFKAVQTGGPSGGCIPKDMLDLPVDFDSLKKAGSMMGSGGMIVMDENTCMVDIARYFLDFLVSESCGKCVPCRDGVYQMYEILHDISHGRGKKGDIELLETMGQAIQDGSLCALGGSAPNPVLSTIRYFRSEYEAHINKKKCPAGVCKALIKYVVLADKCTGCGVCAKRCPVECISGERKKVHVIDHKKCIKCGTCKEVCKFEAISVK
- the nuoE gene encoding NADH-quinone oxidoreductase subunit NuoE, which encodes MVRDKGKKAIADKVQEIVKSYDSDPSAVIAILQDVQAEFNYLPREALVAVSEAMNIPLSRVYEISTFYNAFSLKPRGRHVIEICAGTACHVQGGDKIMDRFERELGISRGETTSDGMFTLEEVRCLGCCSLAAVARIDGNIHPFMKQDDIPRILKKYRKHEVK
- the porB gene encoding pyruvate synthase subunit PorB; this translates as MKGTTVNFEIYVPKLFEKREFFSAGHRACQGCGEVLALRLLLKALGENAIIANATGCMEIISSAYPTTAWMLPYIHVAFENAAAVASGVEAAIKALRRKGKISDRYVKVVGVAGDGGTADIGFQALSGAVERGHDMMFVCLDNEAYMNTGIQRSSLTPFMAATTTSPAGKAIPGQRTDKKNMPEIMVAHKAAYVATACPSYPVDFVHKVQKAKRIKGPSYIHVLSVCPTGWRAASHEAVKLGRLAVETGIFPLYEVESGKYRITYEVPKRRPVEDYLKLQGRFRHLTPEHYRLIQEKVDKEFELLLSKVRYSKPW